Genomic DNA from Modestobacter versicolor:
AGGCGGCGGCGTCGTCCAGGCCGGTGACCGCGGTGATCTCGCCGCGGTGGATCGCGCCCATCACCGACGCCACGGCCGCACCGACGAAGGAGGCGTGCACGGGGCGGATCGTGCCGGCGGCCAGCCCGTCGGCGACGAACTGCTGCACCCGGGCCGCGGCCGAGCGGGTGTTGCGCTCGTAGATCTCCCGGGCCGGGGCGAAGGCGGCGACGTCGGCGAAGAACGCCGGGGAGGCCGGCTGCAGCTGCTCGGAGACGGCCAGCAGGTAGGCGCTGATCCGCTCGCGGTGGTCGTCGGGGACCGCGGCCCGCTGCTCGACGGCGGCGGTGGCGCGCTGGAAGAACCGCTTCACCACCGCGACGACCAGCTGCTCCTTGCTCGCGGCCAGCCCGTAGAGCGTG
This window encodes:
- a CDS encoding TetR/AcrR family transcriptional regulator: MTTLDTRSTRGPARRAELLDELVALVLAEGFAAFTLDELARRLRCSKSTLYGLAASKEQLVVAVVKRFFQRATAAVEQRAAVPDDHRERISAYLLAVSEQLQPASPAFFADVAAFAPAREIYERNTRSAAARVQQFVADGLAAGTIRPVHASFVGAAVASVMGAIHRGEITAVTGLDDAAAYRELADLVVAGTAPR